In one window of Plasmodium cynomolgi strain B DNA, chromosome 13, whole genome shotgun sequence DNA:
- a CDS encoding deoxyhypusine synthase (putative), which yields MMNQGAFKEVNKIRSESDDGESSDEKSGIDDAKSSVFVKSNKIPENTDVVKGINFEKEVNMHEFVNQYKYMGFQATNLGIGIDEVNKMIHFKYAEGGEGTQDDQDGDNDGERQALPKKKKCLIWLSFTSNMISSGLREIFVYLAKKKFIDVVVTTAGGVEEDIIKCFSKTYLGDFNLNGKKLRKKGWNRIGNLIVPNDNYCKFEDWLQPLLNKMLHEQNRKNEELFLKNSDEDESDMFYLSPSEFINKLGEEINDESSLIYWCHKNDIPVFCPGLTDGSLGDNLFFHNYGKKIKNNLILDIVKDIKKINSLALNCKKSGIIILGGGLPKHHVCNANLMRNGADFAVYVNTANEYDGSDSGANTTEALSWGKIKAGHTNNHVKVFGDATILFPLMVLNTFYLHDRRGKQREGEVHLR from the exons ATGATGAACCAAGGGGCATTTAAGGAGGTCAACAAAATCAGAAGCGAAAGTGACGATGGAGAGAGCAGCGATGAGAAAAGCGGAATCGATGACGCCAAGTCGTCCGTGTTTGTCAAGTCGAACAAAATTCCCGAGAACACAGATGTGGTGAAAGGAATTAATTTCGAAAAAGAAGTGAATATGCACGAGTTTGTAAACCAGTACAAGTACATGGGGTTTCAGGCCACCAACTTGGGCATAGGGATTGACgaggtgaacaaaatgattcattttaaatatgcagaggggggagaagggaCGCAGGATGACCAGGATGGGGACAACGATGGCGAGCGTCAAGCGTTgccaaaaaagaagaaatgccTAATATGGCTATCCTTCACCTCAAACATGATATCTAGTGGCCTGCGTGAAATATTTGTGTATCTCgcaaagaagaaattcaTAGACGTGGTTGTGACAACGGCTGGGGGAGTGGAGGAAGATATTATCAAGTGCTTCTCCAAAACGTATTTGGGCGATTTTAACCTTaacgggaaaaaattaaggaaaaaggggTGGAACAGAATAGGCAACTTAATTGTCCCTAATGATAATTACTGCAAATTTGAGGACTGGCTCCAGCCTCTACTGAATAAAATGTTGCACGAAcagaatagaaaaaatgaagagctctttttaaagaa CTCCGATGAAGACGAATCTGACATGTTCTACTTGAGCCCCTCCGAGTTCATAAACAAGCtgggggaggaaataaatGATGAAAGTTCCCTCATATATTGGTGCCATAAAAATGACATCCCTGTATTCTGCCCCGGATTAACAGATGGCTCCCTGGGggataatttattttttcacaactatgggaaaaaaataaaaaataatctgATTTTAGACATTGTAAAGGATATTAAGAAGATTAACTCCTTGGCGCTAAATTGTAAGAAGTCTGGGATTatcattttggggggggggttaCCGAAACATCATGTTTGTAACGCCAATTTGATGAGAAACGGAGCCGATTTTGCAGTGTATGTAAACACGGCTAATGAGTACGACGGAAGCGATAGTGGCGCAAATACTACGGAAGCTTTATCGTGGGGGAAGATTAAGGCGGGTCACACGAACAACCATGTTAAAGTTTTTGGCGATGCCAcgattttgtttcccttgaTGGTTCTCAACACTTTCTACTTGCACGATCGACGGGGGAAGCAGCGAGAGGGGGAGGTGCACCTCAGGTGA
- a CDS encoding hypothetical protein (putative), translating to MVTKGGAKKKAKVRAYDIEESKRIFLYAYEHQLKNEKVNWKRAEESKVTSHSASSMRSHYVNCIKHEVSLYLEMYAEEVAKLFNKSSTLVKQKSNISLDRVTKGKSTNYNKFNSLIISKAFSMKGNRRVSSKQNSSINRRNVANANTKKKKKDTSVCSSGNANASASDGRTKSQPGVSKSSLKKKKIKKVKFAQKDPLAVKDKKIDKNVAKNVAKSAAKSAAKNVAKSEAKNVAKCAAKCVAQIAPPNNAIASSNVERTNNPPNNSFNTDMSDKTDKRKSEKERGKHTRVSENYQMEAKDISQGSSESKHIKIKVKDENEVQMSVDGTVHGQRGSNALNEVGYIKIPGEEHPHQKYHLESRPAKRHSDKNSPLQRIQQDKQIIRHENVKWKR from the exons ATGGTCACGAAGGGAGGCGCGAAGAAGAAAGCAAAGGTGAGGGCTTACGACATTGAAGAATCAAAAAGGATATTCCTATACGCCTACGAACACCaactgaaaaatgaaaaggttaATTGGAAAAGAGCTGAGGAATCCAAAGTGACTAGCCACAGTGCAAGCTCGATGAGGAGTCATTACGTGAATTGTATAAAGCATGAAGTATCTTTGTACCTGGAGATGTACGCAGAGGAAGTTGCTAAGTTATTTAATAAG AGTAGCACGCTGGTGAAGCAAAAATCGAATATTTCTCTAGACAGAGTAACCAAGGGTAAAAGCACAAactataataaatttaattcgCTCATAATTAGTAAAGCCTTCTCCATGAAGGGTAACCGCAGAGTGAGTAGCAAACAGAACAGCTCCATTAACAGAAGAAACGTTGCTAATGCAAatacgaagaagaaaaaaaaagacacgaGCGTTTGCTCTAGTGGTAATGCTAATGCTAGCGCGAGCGATGGTAGGACGAAGAGCCAACCGGGAGTATCTAAAAGCAGcctcaaaaagaaaaaaataaagaaagtaaaatttgcacaaaaagatCCCCTTGCAGtcaaggataaaaaaatagacaaaaaTGTGGCCAAAAATGTGGCCAAAAGTGCGGCCAAAAGTGCGGCCAAAAATGTGGCCAAAAGTGAGGCAAAAAATGTGGCCAAATGTGCGGCCAAATGTGTAGCCCAAATTGCGCCCCCAAATAACGCAATCGCTAGCAGCAATGTAGAAAGAACAAATAACCCCCCCAACAATTCGTTCAATACAGATATGAGTGATAAAACggataaaaggaaaagcgaaaaggaacGGGGGAAGCACACGCGAGTGTCCGAAAATTACCAAATGGAAGCAAAGGACATATCCCAAGGGAGCAGCGAGAGTaaacatattaaaataaaggtAAAGGATGAGAACGAGGTACAAATGAGCGTAGACGGAACGGTTCATGGCCAACGAGGGAGTAACGCATTGAACGAAGTGGGCTATATAAAAATACCTGGCGAAGAACACCCGCACCAGAAGTACCATCTCGAGTCAAGACCAGCAAAAAGGCACAGCGACAAAAATTCTCCCCTTCAAA GAATTCAGCAGGACAAACAAATCATACGACACGAAAATGTCAAGTGGAAACGTTag
- a CDS encoding ubiquitin-conjugating enzyme E2 (putative) — MRNISNLIIENPSRAKFRSLKKDNKTFINKLLHFDGSDVVLRCLGFEEDEEKWFFPVANDDTLTRNLSEIQGFVKDNTYVSHKSESVFEQSQSSHVKNFRNSLNGHSHSHGHSHSHSHNHSDNHSHNHSDNHGPSSNRNDNEETIKNNPDELKLGGLSKRRLEKERLELLNENENTIKLIQEYSDKWIIQIKGAENTLYSNETFKMQFKFTEKYPIESPEVIFIGEPPIHPHIYSNGHICLSILYDHWSPVLSVNSICLSIISMLSSCTKKRKPIDDMLYCSAGPKVSPKNMRWMFHDDKV, encoded by the exons ATGAGAAACATCTCCAATCT AATTATTGAAAATCCCTCCAGGGCAAAGTTTAGATCCTTAAAAAAGGACAACAAAACGTTTATTAATAAG CTGCTGCATTTCGATGGATCGGATGTTGTCCTGAGGTGCCTTGGGTTCGAGGAG gatgaagaaaaatggttCTTTCCCGTGGCGAATGACGACACGCTGACAAG GAACCTGAGCGAAATCCAAGGCTTCGTCAAGGACAACACATATGTGTCACACAAGTCGGAGTCCGTGTTTGAACAGAGCCAGTCGAGCCACGTGAAGAACTTTCGAAATTCCCTAAACGGCCACAGCCACAGCCACGGCCACAGCCACAGCCACAGCCACAACCACAGCGATAATCACAGCCACAACCACAGCGACAACCACGGCCCCTCTTCCAATCGAAACGACAATGAAGaaacgataaaaaataatcctGATGAACTCAAGTTAGGAGGTCTCTCAAAGAGAAGactggaaaaggaaagattGGAACTgctaaatgaaaatgaaaacacaaTTAAATTAATACAAGAATATTCAGATAAATGGATCATACAAATTAAGGGTGCAGAAAATACCTTGTACTCAAATGAAACCTTTAAAATGCAATTTAAGTTTACTGAGAAGTATCCAATAG AAAGCCCAGAAGTGATATTCATAGGAGAGCCGCCAATCCATCCACACATTTACAGCAACGGGCACATCTGCCTGTCAATTTTATATGATCACTGGTCTCCTGTCCTGTCAGTTAATTCAATATGCTTATCCATCATTTCGATGCTTTCAAGctgcacaaaaaagagaaagccAATCGACGACATGCTCTACTGTTCTGCTGGGCCAAAAGTTTccccaaaaaatatgaggtGGATGTTTCACGACGATAAGGTGTAG
- a CDS encoding N-myristoyltransferase (putative): protein KEFSGRDIYQLIKNAKDKIKIDYKFWYTQPVPKINDEFNESVNEPFISDNKVENVRKDEYKLPAGYSWYVCDVKDEKDRSEIYTLLTDNYVEDDDNIFRFNYSAEFLLWALTSPNYLKTWHIGVKYDASNKLIGFISAIPTDICIHKRTIKMAEVNFLCVHKTLRSKRLAPVLIKEITRRINLENIWQAIYTAGVYLPKPVSDARYYHRSINVKKLIEIGFSSLNSRLTMSRAIKLYRVDDTLNLKNMRLMKKKDIEG, encoded by the exons AAGGAATTTTCCGGGAGAGACATTTACCagctaataaaaaatgccaaggacaaaattaaaattgattaCAAGTTTTGGTACACGCAGCCTGTGCCTAAAATAAATGACGAGTTTAACGAATCG GTGAACGAGCCATTCATAAGTGACAACAAAGTGGAGAATGTCAGAAAA GATGAGTACAAACTGCCGGCAGGGTACTCCTGGTACGTGTGCGATGTGAAGGATGAAAAGGACCGGAGCGAAATTTACACGCTCTTAACAGACAATTACGTAGAAGACGACGACAATATTTTCCGGTTTAATTACTCTGCGGAGTTTTTACTATGGGCTTTAACATCtccaaattatttaaaaacgtGGCACATTGGCGTAAAGTATGATGCATCGAATAAGCTAATCGGATTTATAAGTGCCATTCCGACGGATATATGCATTCATAAGAGAACGATAAAAATGGCAGAGGTCAATTTCTTATGTGTTCATAAAACGTTGAGGTCCAAAAGACTAGCTCCCGTTTTAATTAAAGAAATTACAAGGAGgataaatttagaaaatatatggCAAGCTATTTACACAGCCGGAGTTTATTTACCCAAGCCAGTAAGTGATGCAAGATATTATCACAGATCTATAAATGTAAAGAAATTAATCGAAATaggtttttcttccttgaACTCTAGATTAACGATGAGTAGGGCTATTAAACTGTATCGAGTTGATGAtactttaaatttaaaaaatatgagattaatgaagaaaaaagacatCGAAGGT
- a CDS encoding sperm-specific protein Don juan (putative) encodes MSKASDNNKNLEDQRTIFDEKDKKKLFLYGYEQQLLYGRINWKLAEKKKITKYPINTMKNLWNHSIANCLPQFIENYSKDVEKLNEMKKKKLNIAQKIKKKKKLTPAKVQFTKQRSNISMNRVIKGVSLDYKKLNTHTFKNKKVVTSILKKKTINKTIDKQKKAPEMKNKNVQLTKQKTKKVINMKKAPNPTKPKEDTKSDKMKKDDKTKKNGKVSKIEKEKKEEKAKKNVKKDAKGSEGKAQKGDKSKTDDKKEKAKSEKAVIKKIDKGKDKKAEKVEKAEKKTEKKDEKKAEKKDDKKAEKKDDKKAEKKEEKKGDNKVDKKPAKKEDKKADKKDDKKEDKKDDKRTNKXXXXDDKKVEKKADKKDDKKVEKKVDKKDDKKDDKKDDKKDNKKNDKKDAKKDDKKDAKKDDKKDDKKDDKKVKKNILKTQKTKK; translated from the exons ATGAGCAAGGCGTctgataataataaaaatttggaggATCAAAG AACAATCTTCGatgaaaaggataaaaaaaaattgttcttgTATGGTTACGAACAGCAACTCCTTTATG GACGAATTAATTGGAAACTGgccgaaaaaaagaaaataactaAATACCCCATAAACActatgaaaaatttgtggAACCACAGCATAGCTAACTg CTTGCCCCAGTTTATAGAGAACTACTCCAAAGACGTGGAAAAGCtgaacgaaatgaaaaaaaaaaaattgaacattgcacagaaaataaaaaaaaaaaaaaagctaacaCCAGCCAAAGTACAATTCACGAAACAACGTTCAAATATTTCGATGAACCGAGTGATTAAAGGAGTTAGTTTAGATTACAAGAAATTAAATACccatacatttaaaaataaaaaagttgtaacttctattttgaagaaaaaaacgataaaCAAAACCATTGACAAACAAAAGAAAGCaccagaaatgaaaaataaaaatgtgcagtTAACCAAACAGAAAACCAAAAAGGTAATCAACATGAAGAAGGCACCCAATCCAACCAAACCAAAGGAGGATACCAAAAgcgacaaaatgaagaaggatgATAAGACAAAGAAGAATGGAAAGGTCAGTAAaatagaaaaggaaaagaaagaagaaaaagccaAAAAGAACGTCAAAAAGGATGCCAAAGGTTCAGAAGGAAAGGCGCAAAAAGGTGACAAGTCCAAGACGGATgacaagaaggaaaaggcgaaaagtgaaaaggctgtcataaaaaaaatcgacaaggggaaggacaaaaaggCAGAGAAGGTAGAGAaggcggagaaaaaaactgaGAAGAAAGACGAAAAGAAGGCAGAAAAGAAGGACGATAAGAAGGCGGAAAAGAAGGACGATAAGAAGgcggaaaagaaagaagaaaagaaaggggACAACAAGGTGGACAAGAAGCCCGCCAAGAAGGAAGATAAAAAGGCGGACAAAAAGGacgacaaaaaggaagacaaaaAGGACGACAAAAGGACGAACAAAAANNNNNNNNNNGACGATAAGAAGGTAGAAAAGAAAGCAGACAAGAAGGACGACAAgaaggtagaaaaaaaggtcGACAAGAAAGACGACAAGAAAGATGACAAGAAAGACGACAAGAAAGACAACAAGAAAAACGACAAAAAGGACGCCAAAAAGGACGATAAAAAGGACGCCAAAAAGGACGACAAAAAGGACGACAAGAAGGATGATAAAAAGGttaagaaaaacattttgaaaaCGCAGAAAACGAAGAAGTAG
- a CDS encoding hypothetical protein (putative), with protein sequence MDASKKKNKNSLESLDKEDVETLIRKCYRDKLVYGYTESPIGGNKTKALRVKRRIRQTDESGKTTNQANRRFVKWKEFDRKDFKQRHSVNTFKNIWRMIKRRFESYKKEYHAVIQDAAREAKEIIAENKERKKNEQLNGYLKGHLNGLVPLSSKVSLSNISLLRNFTRVNSLMFKTCSNYYSPLNSSKQGSPQNFIFPNKKKTSKDNEREPPKGIIDYIKRNIKDIQRRSEFLDLYFLVISLIHQNKKYALLKKMEELYYQNRVIKCCSNSNQTHNNKILIFVKKILEISLESSSSLKSICTKKSLEKKFGSSKYIDSKNCITVEIDEVTYPFSKNFINYKTFYNLCKRNLHLSCNKVISFFIPLPKKPNHLIFKNGLFHYFDTPITTHSKLDDDVYNYVYVMQKYFLSFKFWHFYLTYQGIEKMKKLFNREVDELNSFFDLNYTKKDTLIIRGKKQFPNFTKKKNVHNFLLLFDHNIQHLISLSLYVIKLYLKMRKKRDLTYIRIVKMLNLSLHPVEKKKVMRFYSSHLRFIHSVLLKLGSRLPRRLPR encoded by the exons ATGGATGCctcaaagaagaagaataaaaactCACTAGA GTCCTTGGACAAGGAGGACGTCGAAACGCTCATCAGGAAATGCTACCGGGATAAGTTGGTATACGGTTATACAGAAAGCCCAATTggggggaacaaaacaaaggCGCTGAGGGTTAAGCGGCGAATCAGGCAAACCGACGAATCAGGCAAAACGACGAATCAGGCAAACCGAC GGTTCGTGAAGTGGAAGGAATTTGACAGGAAGGACTTTAAGCAACGCCATTCTGTAAACACGTTTAAGAATATATGGAGAATGATAAAAAGGAG ATTCGAGAGCTACAAAAAGGAGTACCACGCGGTGATACAGGACGCGGCGAGAGAAGCGAAGGAAATCATCGCGGAGaacaaggagaggaagaaaaacgagcAACTAAACGGGTACCTAAAAGGGCATCTAAATGGATTGGTCCCTCTGAGCTCTAAGGTGTCCCTCTCCAACATATCCCTATTGAGGAACTTCACGCGCGTGAATAGCCTCATGTTCAAAACGTGCAGCAACTATTACAGCCCGTTGAATAGCTCCAAGCAAGGCAGTCCCcagaatttcatttttccaaataaaaaaaaaacatcgaaAGATAACGAAAGGGAACCCCCTAAAGGAATAATAGActacataaaaagaaacatcAAAGATATTCAAAGACGAAGTGAATTTCTAGACCTCTACTTCCTAGTCATCTCCCTAATCcaccaaaataaaaaatatgccttgctaaaaaaaatggaagaattgTATTATCAAAATAGGGTAATAAAATGCTGCAGCAATTCAAACCAAAcacataataataaaatcctaatttttgtaaaaaaaattttagaaatcAGTCTAGAATCCTCTAGTAGCTTAAAAagcatatgcacaaaaaaaagtctggagaaaaaattcggCAGCAGCAAATATATCGATAGCAAAAACTGCATCACCGTCGAAATTGATGAGGTAACCTATCCCttcagtaaaaattttattaactaCAAGACTTTCTACAATTTGTGTAAAAGAAATTTGCACCTCAGCTGCAATAAAGttatttccttctttatTCCACTCCCGAAAAAACCAAACCATttgatatttaaaaatggactCTTCCACTATTTTGATACCCCTATAACAACCCACAGCAAATTAGATGATGATGTATACAACTACGTCTATGtcatgcaaaaatattttctctcctttaAGTTCTGGCATTTTTACCTAACCTATCAAGGTAtagagaaaatgaaaaaactcTTTAATAGAGAAGTGGACGAATTGAATTCCTTCTTCGATCtgaattatacaaaaaaggatacaTTAATAAttcggggaaaaaaacaatttccaaattttacaaaaaaaaaaaatgtccacaactttttgctccttttcgaTCACAACATTCAGCATTTAATTTCCTTATCACTCTACGTCATAAAACTGTATttgaaaatgcgaaaaaaaagagacctCACCTATATCAGGATTGTCAAAATGCTGAATTTGTCGCTCCACCcggttgagaaaaaaaaagtcatgcGCTTTTATAGTTCTCACCTTAGATTTATTCACAGCGTTCTTCTCAAACTGGGTTCGCGTTTGCCGCGGCGGCTTCCTCGCTGA
- a CDS encoding AAA family ATPase (putative) translates to MDTHHVNLNFFPHDEEEERVNIASNFNLHCSRELLKQLKLNENDNVVMCRTKGGRKAYVCCCVKGCSELNLKKQTKWNDVFANAFLLSSLNIGVSSESEEEDDDGDENEHAGGGSKPGSKKQSHKQQPHKRQPHKRQSHKQQPHKRQSHKQHHNVRVEMRKAELYTPIKQIKLGVQEIINEPYENLKEYYHDDHSSYMLQTFWNNLKSKNMERYINLSLLNTCLFPGNCLKICVLGVHTRLTVTELVVQMKEKQHWDVAPLGKDFRVPYVSQGSKIVVERAAAVRSESASSASRGDRGDASRDDRSDDNVRGAHPGGNGTEQEPIDEPNDEPNEPSDGPNEGAPPRDSAKKIKKGKEKNYQKNTESRKKKGLKKIGGYNKIKDEIYYYILLPLIYKNVYDEFHIDINRGILLHGPPGCGKTFIALAIKEELQQLRRKLSHMRLKDKMNHLIRSKKEEAAEQCREAQTDCHNESSHLIYDHLREDIVLPEMEILKSTDLIDNNNSGSKINELFLRCYKRYKEENKCSIVFIDEIEILCEKRENANINLYTSTLLNNMDGIKKNTHTILIGATNYINQMDLALRRSGRFDKDIEINLPNLKDRISIFKKKLNRIHHNISAKQIKEIADLCQSFTCSDINALINVSMYMCLRENRIVSRRAFRGTLRGSHNGEGVEEGGKKGEVPGQNNAEEPGQHDAGEPGHNNAEESGQNNAEEPGQHDAEAKATQGALQDGADRGCRPSPKPGEPAHLLKYKHLLKGLKYVKPSGMKELYVDIPKTRIKDIGGYQFVKRCIKECLIYPKKYKQVYEKYNIQSPKGILLYGPPGCSKTLFAKAIASEINMNFISVKGPEIFSKYVGESEKTIRNIFKKARENNPCVIFFDEIDSIAVNRNLNQNFVTNRVLCQLLNEIDGIYNRVDVIILAATNRPDLIDPALLRPGRFDRIIYVPLPNYKSRLSILRKTLKFYKINNMINGRGGNGSPSKSCVGRTNEEGLPSGGRTNEERRPCLGRTNEEGLPSGGNSPPLKRDLLSEERAIESHRNPSPDTAKTRTVEKLQMESEKHYVDCNADSCTPTNTVQENEEKALNRINLSICEKGEGNAKTINEEQFPGGGDFPKDANNSGHVKGDYQREPLPHDNNFTQLCQFLAKNTKKYSGAEIVNICREASICALRETLKKCRNEKQMRRGSFPRSSLVGLSKEHFVKVLKKIKPQTSDKLINFYKKYNEQKKG, encoded by the coding sequence ATGGACACCCATCATGTGAACCTGAATTTTTTCCCGcacgatgaggaagaagaaagggtAAACATAGCAAGTAATTTCAACCTGCACTGCTCGCGCGAGCTCCTTAAACAGTTAAAGCTAAATGAAAATGACAACGTTGTTATGTGCCGTACCAAGGGAGGAAGGAAGGCATATGTCTGCTGCTGCGTGAAGGGGTGTTCTGAAttgaatttgaaaaaacagACAAAGTGGAATGACGTCTTTGCGAATGCATTTTTGTTGAGCAGTTTGAACATTGGCGTGTCGAGCGAAagtgaggaggaggatgatgatGGTGACGAAAACGAGCATGCCGGCGGGGGAAGCAAACCTGGGAGCAAGAAGCAATCTCACAAGCAGCAACCTCACAAACGGCAACCTCACAAACGGCAATCTCACAAGCAGCAACCTCACAAACGGCAATCTCACAAACAGCACCACAACGTGCGCGTTGAAATGAGGAAGGCGGAGCTGTACACCCCCAtcaaacaaataaaacttGGAGTGCAGGAAATAATTAACGAACCGTATGAAAATTTGAAGGAGTATTACCATGATGATCATAGTAGCTATATGTTGCAGACCTTTTGGAATAATCTAAAAAGTAAGAACATGGAGAGGTACATAAATCTGTCCTTGTTAAATACTTGCTTGTTTCCAGGAAACTGCCTCAAAATTTGTGTGCTGGGTGTGCATACGCGCTTGACCGTCACAGAGTTGGTTGTCCAAATGAAAGAGAAGCAACACTGGGATGTGGCTCCGCTCGGTAAGGATTTCCGCGTCCCCTATGTGAGTCAGGGTAGCAAGATTGTCGTGGAGAGGGCGGCCGCGGTTCGGTCGGAGAGTGCAAGCAGTGCAAGCAGGGGTGACCGCGGCGATGCAAGCAGGGATGACAGAAGTGATGACAACGTAAGAGGTGCCCACCCCGGGGGAAACGGAACCGAACAAGAGCCCATTGATGAGCCCAATGATGAGCCCAACGAGCCCAGTGATGGCCCCAACGAAGGCGCACCCCCCCGTGACAGCGCCAAAAAgatcaaaaagggaaaagaaaaaaattaccaaaaaaatacagaaagccgaaaaaagaagggactaaaaaaaataggaggGTACAACAAAATTAAGGATGAAATTTATTACTACATTTTATTGCCActgatttataaaaatgtatatgatGAATTCCACATCGATATAAACAGAGGCATTTTGCTACATGGACCTCCAGGGTGTGGAAAAACCTTCATTGCTTTGGCCATCAAGGAGGAGTTACAACAATTGAGGAGAAAATTATCACACATGAGGTTGAAAGACAAAATGAATCACCTAATTAgatcaaaaaaggaggaagcagCAGAGCAATGTAGAGAGGCACAAACGGACTGTCACAACGAAAGTAGCCATTTAATTTATGACCATCTTAGGGAAGACATCGTCCTGCCAGAAATGGAAATCCTAAAAAGTACCGACCTAATCGATAACAACAACAGTGGATCGAAGATTAATGAACTATTTCTAAGGTGCTACAAGAGatacaaagaagaaaataaatgctCAATCGTGTTCATTGACGAAATTGAAATTCTTTGTGAGAAGAGAGAAAATGCAAACATAAATTTGTATACTTCTACTTTGCTTAACAATATggatggaataaaaaagaacacacaCACCATATTGATAGGGGCAACAAACTACATTAATCAAATGGATTTAGCCTTGAGGAGAAGTGGAAGGTTTGACAAAGACATCGAGATAAATCTCCCTAACTTGAAAGACcgaatttccatttttaagaagAAGCTAAACAGAATCCATCACAACATAAGTGCGAAGcaaattaaagaaattgCAGACTTGTGTCAGTCCTTCACTTGCTCGGATATCAACGCGTTAATAAATGTATCCATGTACATGTGTTTGAGGGAAAATCGTATTGTGTCTCGCAGGGCGTTTAGGGGGACCTTACGAGGCTCGCACAACGGGGAGGGGGtcgaagaagggggaaaaaagggagaagtacCGGGACAAAATAACGCGGAAGAACCGGGACAACATGACGCGGGAGAACCGGGACATAATAATGCCGAAGAATCGGGACAAAACAACGCGGAAGAACCGGGACAACATGACGCGGAAGCAAAGGCAACCCAGGGAGCACTCCAAGATGGGGCAGACCGGGGATGTCGACCTTCCCCCAAACCTGGCGAACCAGCGCACCTTCTCAAATATAAACACCTGCTGAAGGGGCTAAAATATGTGAAGCCCTCCGGCATGAAAGAACTCTACGTAGATATCCCCAAGACAAGAATCAAAGACATAGGGGGCTACCAATTTGTGAAGAGGTGCATTAAGGAGTGTTTAATATACcccaaaaaatacaaacaggtgtatgaaaaatataacatacaGAGCCCCAAGGGCATATTGCTGTATGGCCCTCCAGGGTGTTCCAAAACTCTGTTCGCAAAAGCTATAGCTAGCGAAATAAACATGAATTTTATCAGTGTTAAGGGGCCAGAAATTTTCTCTAAATATGTTGGAGAATCTGAAAAGACAatcagaaatatatttaagaaAGCTCGGGAAAATAATCCCTGTGTAATTTTCTTTGACGAAATTGACTCCATCGCTGTGAACAGAAATTTGAACCAAAATTTCGTCACGAACAGGGTTCTATGTCAGCTGCTAAACGAAATTGACGGAATTTACAACCGAGTCGATGTAATAATTTTGGCAGCCACCAACCGACCCGATCTTATCGACCCCGCTTTGTTAAGACCGGGAAGGTTCGATCGAATTATTTATGTCCCTCTTCCAAATTATAAGTCTAGATTATCTATTCTTAGGAAGACTCTaaagttttacaaaattaataatatgaTAAATGGACGGGGGGGAAATGGCTCCCCAAGTAAATCCTGCGTGGGGAGGACCAACGAGGAAGGACTTCCCAGCGGTGGGAGGACCAACGAGGAAAGACGTCCCTGCTTGGGGAGGACCAACGAGGAAGGACTTCCCAGCGGTGGgaactccccccccttgaaAAGGGACCTTCTGTCAGAAGAGAGAGCAATCGAATCGCATCGGAATCCTTCCCCAGACACCGCCAAAACGCGCACTGTGGAAAAACTACAAATGGAGAGCGAAAAACATTATGTTGACTGTAACGCGGATTCGTGTACCCCCACGAATACCGTACAGGAGAACGAAGAGAAAGCGCTAAATCGGATCAATCTTTCGATATGTGAAAAAGGTGAGGGAAATGCCAAAACGATAAATGAAGAACAGTttccaggggggggggatttTCCAAAGGATGCAAACAACAGCGGTCATGTGAAGGGGGACTACCAAAGGGAACCCCTGCCTCATGATAATAATTTCACACAGCTGTGCCAATTTTTGGCcaagaatacaaaaaagtACAGCGGTGCGGAAATTGTAAATATCTGCAGAGAAGCATCCATATGTGCATTACGAGAGACTctgaaaaaatgcagaaatgaaaaacaaatgcgGAGGGGATCCTTCCCCAGAAGTTCTTTGGTTGGTCTCAGCAAAGAGCATTTTGTGAAggtcttaaaaaaaattaaaccgCAAACATCCGACAAGCTTATAAATTTCTATAAAAAGTAtaacgaacaaaaaaaagg